CAACTATGACCTTAGTTCGTCAAGTTGTAGAAGCTATCGATATTCCTGTTATTGCGGCAGGTGGTATCGCAGATGGACATGGTATGGCAGCTGGCTTCATGCTGGGAGCTGAAGCGGTCCAAGTTGGGACACGTTTTGTTGTCGCTAAAGAGTCAAATGCTCATCAAGCGTTTAAAGATAAAGTCTTGAAGGCTAAAGATATTGATACAGTCGTTTCAGCTTCGGTTGTTGGACACCCTGTTCGTGCTATTAAGAATAAATTGGCGACGGCATATAGCCAAGCTGAGAAGGATTTTCTTGCTGGGAAAAAATCAGCTGAAGAAATCGAAGAGTTAGGTGCTGGTGCTCTGCGCAATGCAGTTGTTGATGGTGACGTGGTTAATGGTTCGGTCATGGCTGGGCAAATTGCTGGGTTAGTGAGTAAGGAAGAAACTTGCGCTGAGATTTTAGAAGATTTGTATACTGGTGCCAAAACGGTGATTGCTGAAGAAGCTAAACGTTGGACAGATCTTCTGGATTAACTGAGGAGAAAAGATGACAAAAACAGCCTTTTTATTTGCCGGTCAAGGGGCTCAAACACTAGGAATGGCTCGTGATCTGTATGAGCATTTTGAGATTGTTAAAGCCACCTTTGAACAGGCAAGTCAGATTTTGGGGTATGATATTCGTCACTTAATTGATGAGGACCAAGATAAACTGAATCAGACGAGGTTTACCCAACCTGCTATTTTGACAACGTCTGTAGCGATTTATAAGCTTTTAATAGAAAAAGGAATTTCCCCTGATATTGTAGCAGGCTTGTCACTTGGTGAATATTCCGCTTTGGTGGCAGCAGGTGCCTTGGATTTTGAGACAGCTTTACAATTGGTTGCTAAACGTGGTCAACTAATGGAAGAAGCTGCGCCAGCTGGTAGCGGCAAAATGGTTGCTATCATGAACGCTGAAGTTTCAGTGATTGAATCAGCTTGTCAATCAGCTTCTGATCTTGGTGTTGTTAGCCCTGCTAATTACAATACGCCTCAACAAATTGTTATTGGGGGAGAAGTAACTGCAGTTGATAAGGCGGTAGATATCCTAAAGGAAGCAGGTGTCAAACGTATGATTCCACTTCAAGTTTCAGGTCCTTTTCACACTGCTTTACTGGAACAGGCTAGTCAAGGATTAGCAGAAGTTCTAGAAGAGGTAACTTTTAACGACTTTGAGCTTCCTCTAGTTGGGAATACAGAGGCTACTATCATGAAAAAAAAGGATATCAAGTCTTTATTAGCGCGCCAAGTGATGGAACCTGTTAGATTTTATGAATCGATTGCTGAAATCCAGGCATTTGGTGTTGATAGGGTTATTGAAGTTGGTCCTGGGAAGGTCTTGTCAGGATTTATCAAAAAAATTGATAAGAATCTTCCAACGGTTGCTGTCAATGATTTAGCAAGTTTGGAAGCATTACTGCATCAATAAGTGAGGAAAAAATGGAAATTAAAGCTAAAAATGTTTTTGTAACAGGTTCTACGCGTGGAATTGGATTGGGGATTGCCCATGAATTTGCTCGTCGTGGTGCTAATGTCATCTTAAATGGGCGTTCTGAAATTTCGGAGGAACTTTTACAAGAATTTGCCGAATACGATGTTAAAGTGATTGGTGTTTCAGGGGATATTTCTCAAGAAGCTGATGCTAAACGTATGGTTGATGAAGCCATTGCTGCCTTAGGTAGTGTTGATATTCTTGTTAATAACGCTGGGATTACCAATGATAAGTTGATGTTAAAAATGACGGAAGCAGATTTTGAGAAGGTCCTAAAAATCAATTTAACCGGTGCATTTAACATGACCCAAGCTGTTTTGAAGCCAATGACTAAAGCGCGTCAAGGAGCTATCATCAATGTATCATCTGTGGTTGGTTTGACTGGTAATGTTGGTCAAGCAAACTATGCAGCTTCTAAGGCTGGCTTGATTGGATTTTCAAAATCAGTGGCTAAAGAAGTGGCTGCGCGTGGGGTTCGTGTCAATGTCATTGCACCTGGTTTTATTGAATCAGATATGACGGATGCTATTCCTGAGAAAATGAAGGATGGTATTCTAGGACAAATCCCAATGAAGCGCATCGGTAAGCCACAAGAAGTTGCTCAAGTTGCTGCCTTTTTAGCAGAACAAGAGTATCTAACAGGTCAAGTACTTGCTATTGATGGCGGTATGACCATGATTTAAGCACTTGTTGCTTGACTTGCTTGTAATAGCATTGAAGAAATGAGTAAACCCGTTTGTAAACGGAGCAAAGGAGAATTTATGTCAACGAATCGTGTCGTGATTACAGGGTACGGTGTTACATCACCTATTGGAAATACACCTCAAGAGTTTTGGAAAAGTTTAGAATCTGGTACAATTGGTATAAAACCAATTACAAAATTTGATACTTCAGAAATTCCTGTGCATAATGCAGGGGAAATCCAAGATTTTCCATTTGATAAATATTTTGTTCGTAAGGACAAGAATCGAATGGATATGTATTCACTTTATGCTATTTATGCGACTTTAGAAGCCTTAGAAAATGCTGGTCTTGATATGGAGACAGTTGATCGTGATCGTGTCGGGGTTATTGTCTCATCCGGTATCGGTGGTCTCCAAGAGATGCAAGAGCAGATTATCCGTATGCATGAGAAGGGGATTAAGCGAATCCAACCAATGTTTATTCCAAAAGCTCTTTCTAATATGGGTGCTGGGAATATTGCTCTTCGTATCGGAGCTAATGGTGTTTGTAAGTCAATTACGACGGCTTGTGCTTCTGCCAATGATGCTATTGGAGAAGCTTTCCGTGAGATTAAGTTTGGTTTCCAAGATGTTGTTTTAGCGGGTGGATCTGAAAGTACGATTAATGAAATTGGTATTGGTGGCTTCAATGCTTTGACAGCTCTCTCAACAACAGAAGATCCTAAGCGTTCTGCTATTCCATTTGATAAGGACCGTAATGGTTTTGTCATGGGAGAGGGTGCAGGTGTGTTAGTTGTAGAGAGCTTGGAGCATGCTCAAAAACGTGGCGCGACTATCTTGGCTGAGGTTGTTGGTTACGGTAATACTTGTGATGCTTATCATCAAACGAGCCCATCTCCAGATGGCTCAGGTGCTGCTAAGGCCATGAAATTAGCTATCTCAGAAGCTGGTATCGAGCCAAGTGATGTTGATTACGTTAATGCTCATGGAACGTCAACTCCTGCTAATGAAAAAGGTGAAAGTCAGGCTATTGTTGCGGTTTTGGGTAAAGATGTTCCGGTGTCTTCAACCAAGTCATTTACAGGGCATTTACTAGGAGCAGCTGGTGCTGTTGAAGCTATTGCGACTATTGAAAGTATGCGTCATGGTTTTATTCATATGACAGCAGGAACTCAAGAATTATCAGAAGATATAGAAGCTAATGTTGTGATAGGACAAGGGCTTGAGGCAGATGTTCGCTATGCCATTTCCAATACTTTTGGATTTGGTGGGCATAATGCCGTTCTTGCCTTCAAACGTTGGGAGGAATAAAGGTGAATCTTTCAGAAATTAAGGATTTGATGAGTCAATTTGATGAATCGAGTCTTCGTGAATTTTCGTTTAAACAAGATGGTAATGAATTGCGTTTTAGTAAGAATGAGCGTCAAGAATTGCCAGTATCAGCGCCAGCTAGCTCTATTTCAGAGTCAGTCCAATCTGCAGTAGTAGGTGCTGTCGCAGAATCAGTAACTATTGTGGAGGAAGCTGTGACACAGTCTACCCCAACTGCAGAAGGGGATCTTGTGGAAAGTCCTTTGGTTGGTGTGGCTTATTTGGCACCAGCGCCTGACAAAGCCAAGTTTGTGTCGGTTGGGGACTCGGTTAAGAAAGGTCAGACCTTGATGATCATTGAGGCCATGAAAGTGATGAATGAAGTGCCTGCGCCATGCGATGGTGTGGTGACAGACATCTTGGTTGCTGATGAAGATGTGATTGAGTATGGACAAGGATTGGTGCGTATTAAATGATTGATATCAAGGCTATTCGCGAAGCACTTCCCCATCGCTATCCTATGCTTTTAGTTGATCGCGTGTTGGAGTCTAGCGATGATGAGATTGTTGCGATCAAAAATGTTACCATTAATGAACCCTTCTTCAATGGGCATTTTCCAGAGTATCCAGTTATGCCAGGTGTTCTGATTATGGAAGCTTTGGCACAGACAGCTGGTGTTTTGGAATTATCCAAAGAAGAAAACAAGGGGAAATTGGTTTTCTACGCTGGCATGGATAAGGTTAAGTTTAAAAAACAGGTTGTTCCTGGAGATCAGCTGGTAATGACGGCTAAATTTGTTAAGCGCCGTGGGAGTATTGCTGTGGTGGAAGCTAAAGCTGAAGTTGATGGCAAGTTGGCTGCTAGTGGCACACTGACATTTGCCATTGGGAATTAGAACTTTTGGCAGGTCTATTGCCTAGGCTTGTGGTAAAGGAGAAATCAAATGTTTAAAAAGCTACTGATTGCGAATCGTGGTGAGATCGCAGTGCGGATTATTCGTGCGGCGCGTGAATTAGGTATTGCTACGGTTGCTGTATACTCGGAAGCTGATAAGGATGCCCTTCATACTATTTTGGCTGATGAGGCTATCTGTATTGGACCGGCACGTTCGACAGACTCGTATTTGAATATGAGTTCGGTCCTGTCTGCTGCCATTGTTACTGGAGCTGAAGCCATTCATCCAGGCTTTGGCTTTTTAAGTGAGAATTCAAAGTTTGCTACTATGTGTGAGGAGATGAATATTAGTTTCATCGGTCCTTCTGCACAGGTCATGGATAAGATGGGAGATAAAATCAATGCTCGTCGTGAGATGATTGCGGCAGGTGTTCCTGTTATTCCTGGATCTGATGGGGAAGTCCACACTGCTGACCAAGCGCTTGAGATTGCTAGTCACATTGGTTATCCAGTTATGCTAAAAGCTTCTGCCGGTGGTGGTGGTAAAGGCATTCGTAAGGTTGAGCAGGAAGAAGATCTGGCGGCGGCTTTTGAATCAGCTTCACAAGAAGCATTGGCTGCTTTTGGTAATGGTGCTATGTATATTGAAAAAGTTGTCTATCCGGCTCGCCATATTGAAGTCCAGATTTTGGGGGACAGTTTTGGTCATATCGTTCACCTAGGAGAGCGTGATTGTTCTTTACAACGCAATAACCAAAAAGTTTTGGAAGAAAGCCCTTCTGTAGCGATTGGGAAAACACTTCGTCAAGAGTTGGGAAGTGCTGCTGTCCGTGCCGCTGAGGCTGTTTCTTATGTTAATGCTGGGACAATTGAATTTCTTTTAGATGAGCAGTCTGGTAATTTCTATTTTATGGAGATGAATACGCGTGTTCAAGTAGAACATCCTGTGACTGAATTTGTAACAGGGGTTGATATTGTCAAGGAGCAGATTAAAATTGCCGCTGGGCTAGAATTGTCAGTTAAGCAAGAAGATATTGTGATTTCTGGTCACGCTATTGAATGTCGCATTAATGCTGAAAATCCTAAATTTAACTTTGCGCCAAGTCCTGGGAAGATTACTGAGCTTCATATGCCTGCTGGTGGTGTTGGTCTGCGCGTAGATTCGGCTGTTTATAATGGTTATACCATTCCGCCGTATTATGACAGTATGATTGCAAAAATCATTGTGCATGGGGAAAATCGTTTCGATGCTCTGATGAAGATGCAACGTGCTTTGTACGAATTTGAAGTGGAAGGTTTGGTGACTAATGCCGACTTCCAGTTGGACTTGATCTCAGATAAACATGTTATTGCTGGTGATTATGACACGTCGTTTTTGATGGAGCAATTTTTACCAGAGTATCAGAAAGTAGAGGCCTTGACTGACTAGAAAGGTGATGTATGGGCTTATTTGATAAGAAGGATAAGTATTTTAGAATTAATCCTAATCGTTCGTTTAAGGGAGAGAGTACACCTAAACCAGAGGTTCCTGATGAGTTGTTTGCTAAGTGTCCTGCTTGCAAACATTTGATCTATCAGAAGGATTTAGGTTTAGCTAAAATTTGTCCGACCTGTTCCTATAACTTTAGAATTTCGGCTTTAGAACGTTTAGCTATTACGGCTGATGAGGGTACTTTCGAGGAATTATTTTCTGGGATTGAGACTAGGGATCCATTGCGTTTTCCAAAATACCAAGAAAAATTGGCTCAGGCACGTGAAAAAACTGGCTTAGATGAAGCTGTTTTGACGGGATTGGCTAGCATTGAAGGGCAAAAAACTGCCTTGGCTATTATGGATGCTAACTTTATCATGGCTTCTATGGGAACAGTTGTTGGAGAGAAAATTACGCGTTTGTTTGAATTGGCAACCAAAGAGAAACTACCAGTAGTTATCTTTACAGCTTCAGGCGGTGCTCGCATGCAAGAGGGGATTATGTCACTCATGCAGATGGCTAAGATTTCAGCTGCTGTTAAACGCCATTCTGAAGCAGGTCTCTTTTATCTGACTGTTCTTACAGATCCCACGACGGGTGGTGTTACAGCTAGTTTTGCCATGGAAGGAGATATTATCTTAGCAGAACCTCAGACCTTGGTGGGCTTTGCTGGTCGTCGTGTTATTGAAACAACAGTTAAGCAGGATTTGCCAGAGGATTTTCAAAAAGCAGAATTTCTTCTAGAACATGGTTTTGTGGATAAAATTGTCAAAAGAACCGTTTTACCACAAGTGATTGGGAAACTTTTGGCTTTCCATGGAGGTGTGTCATGAGTGATGTGTCAAGAATTTTAAAAGAAGCACGTGATCAACATCGTATGACTGCTTTGGATTATGCTGAGACTCTTTTTGAAGATTTTATTGAGTTGCATGGGGACCGTCAATTTTCAGATGATGGTGCTGTTATTGCAGGACTTGCCCGTTTGGATGGTCAGCCAGTCACTGTGATTGGTATTCAAAAAGGAAAGAATTTACAAGATAATCTTCATCGTAATTTTGGGCAGCCTCATCCAGAAGGCTATCGTAAGGCCTTACGTTTTATGAAGCAAGCTGAGAAGTTTGGTCGTCCGATTGTTACTTTTATTAATACGGCTGGTGCTTACCCTGGGGTTGGCGCGGAAGAACGAGGACAGGGTGAAGCTATTGCGCGAAACCTACTTGAGATGAGTGACCTTAAGGTGCCTATTATCGCCATTATTATTGGCGAAGGTGGTTCTGGTGGAGCTTTGGCATTAGCAGTTGCGGATCGTGTTTGGATGTTAGAGCATACGATCTATGCTGTTTTGAGTCCAGAAGGCTTTGCTTCGATTTTGTGGAAAGATGGGACCCGTGCTCCAGAAGCAGCAGAATTGATGAAAATTACAGCTGGTGAACTTCTCAATATGGGAGTAGTTGATAAAGTTATCCCGGAACATGGATATTTTTCAAGTGAAATAGCTGATATGCTAAAAGAGAATTTAAGTAAAGAACTAGATTATCTTAAACAA
The sequence above is drawn from the Streptococcus pluranimalium genome and encodes:
- the fabF gene encoding beta-ketoacyl-ACP synthase II; protein product: MSTNRVVITGYGVTSPIGNTPQEFWKSLESGTIGIKPITKFDTSEIPVHNAGEIQDFPFDKYFVRKDKNRMDMYSLYAIYATLEALENAGLDMETVDRDRVGVIVSSGIGGLQEMQEQIIRMHEKGIKRIQPMFIPKALSNMGAGNIALRIGANGVCKSITTACASANDAIGEAFREIKFGFQDVVLAGGSESTINEIGIGGFNALTALSTTEDPKRSAIPFDKDRNGFVMGEGAGVLVVESLEHAQKRGATILAEVVGYGNTCDAYHQTSPSPDGSGAAKAMKLAISEAGIEPSDVDYVNAHGTSTPANEKGESQAIVAVLGKDVPVSSTKSFTGHLLGAAGAVEAIATIESMRHGFIHMTAGTQELSEDIEANVVIGQGLEADVRYAISNTFGFGGHNAVLAFKRWEE
- the fabD gene encoding ACP S-malonyltransferase, which translates into the protein MTKTAFLFAGQGAQTLGMARDLYEHFEIVKATFEQASQILGYDIRHLIDEDQDKLNQTRFTQPAILTTSVAIYKLLIEKGISPDIVAGLSLGEYSALVAAGALDFETALQLVAKRGQLMEEAAPAGSGKMVAIMNAEVSVIESACQSASDLGVVSPANYNTPQQIVIGGEVTAVDKAVDILKEAGVKRMIPLQVSGPFHTALLEQASQGLAEVLEEVTFNDFELPLVGNTEATIMKKKDIKSLLARQVMEPVRFYESIAEIQAFGVDRVIEVGPGKVLSGFIKKIDKNLPTVAVNDLASLEALLHQ
- the fabG gene encoding 3-oxoacyl-[acyl-carrier-protein] reductase, which produces MEIKAKNVFVTGSTRGIGLGIAHEFARRGANVILNGRSEISEELLQEFAEYDVKVIGVSGDISQEADAKRMVDEAIAALGSVDILVNNAGITNDKLMLKMTEADFEKVLKINLTGAFNMTQAVLKPMTKARQGAIINVSSVVGLTGNVGQANYAASKAGLIGFSKSVAKEVAARGVRVNVIAPGFIESDMTDAIPEKMKDGILGQIPMKRIGKPQEVAQVAAFLAEQEYLTGQVLAIDGGMTMI
- the accD gene encoding acetyl-CoA carboxylase, carboxyltransferase subunit beta, coding for MGLFDKKDKYFRINPNRSFKGESTPKPEVPDELFAKCPACKHLIYQKDLGLAKICPTCSYNFRISALERLAITADEGTFEELFSGIETRDPLRFPKYQEKLAQAREKTGLDEAVLTGLASIEGQKTALAIMDANFIMASMGTVVGEKITRLFELATKEKLPVVIFTASGGARMQEGIMSLMQMAKISAAVKRHSEAGLFYLTVLTDPTTGGVTASFAMEGDIILAEPQTLVGFAGRRVIETTVKQDLPEDFQKAEFLLEHGFVDKIVKRTVLPQVIGKLLAFHGGVS
- the accB gene encoding acetyl-CoA carboxylase biotin carboxyl carrier protein, with the protein product MNLSEIKDLMSQFDESSLREFSFKQDGNELRFSKNERQELPVSAPASSISESVQSAVVGAVAESVTIVEEAVTQSTPTAEGDLVESPLVGVAYLAPAPDKAKFVSVGDSVKKGQTLMIIEAMKVMNEVPAPCDGVVTDILVADEDVIEYGQGLVRIK
- a CDS encoding acetyl-CoA carboxylase carboxyl transferase subunit alpha yields the protein MSDVSRILKEARDQHRMTALDYAETLFEDFIELHGDRQFSDDGAVIAGLARLDGQPVTVIGIQKGKNLQDNLHRNFGQPHPEGYRKALRFMKQAEKFGRPIVTFINTAGAYPGVGAEERGQGEAIARNLLEMSDLKVPIIAIIIGEGGSGGALALAVADRVWMLEHTIYAVLSPEGFASILWKDGTRAPEAAELMKITAGELLNMGVVDKVIPEHGYFSSEIADMLKENLSKELDYLKQLPLEQLLEERYERFRKY
- the fabZ gene encoding 3-hydroxyacyl-ACP dehydratase FabZ encodes the protein MIDIKAIREALPHRYPMLLVDRVLESSDDEIVAIKNVTINEPFFNGHFPEYPVMPGVLIMEALAQTAGVLELSKEENKGKLVFYAGMDKVKFKKQVVPGDQLVMTAKFVKRRGSIAVVEAKAEVDGKLAASGTLTFAIGN
- a CDS encoding acetyl-CoA carboxylase biotin carboxylase subunit, translated to MFKKLLIANRGEIAVRIIRAARELGIATVAVYSEADKDALHTILADEAICIGPARSTDSYLNMSSVLSAAIVTGAEAIHPGFGFLSENSKFATMCEEMNISFIGPSAQVMDKMGDKINARREMIAAGVPVIPGSDGEVHTADQALEIASHIGYPVMLKASAGGGGKGIRKVEQEEDLAAAFESASQEALAAFGNGAMYIEKVVYPARHIEVQILGDSFGHIVHLGERDCSLQRNNQKVLEESPSVAIGKTLRQELGSAAVRAAEAVSYVNAGTIEFLLDEQSGNFYFMEMNTRVQVEHPVTEFVTGVDIVKEQIKIAAGLELSVKQEDIVISGHAIECRINAENPKFNFAPSPGKITELHMPAGGVGLRVDSAVYNGYTIPPYYDSMIAKIIVHGENRFDALMKMQRALYEFEVEGLVTNADFQLDLISDKHVIAGDYDTSFLMEQFLPEYQKVEALTD
- the fabK gene encoding enoyl-[acyl-carrier-protein] reductase FabK, with the protein product MKTRITELLNIKYPIFQGGMAWVADGDLAGAVSKAGGLGIIGGGNAPKEVVKANIDKVKSMTDKPFGVNIMLLSPFADDIVDLVIEEGVKVVTTGAGNPGKYMERLHAAGITVIPVVPSVALAKRMEKLGVDAVIAEGMEAGGHIGKLTTMTLVRQVVEAIDIPVIAAGGIADGHGMAAGFMLGAEAVQVGTRFVVAKESNAHQAFKDKVLKAKDIDTVVSASVVGHPVRAIKNKLATAYSQAEKDFLAGKKSAEEIEELGAGALRNAVVDGDVVNGSVMAGQIAGLVSKEETCAEILEDLYTGAKTVIAEEAKRWTDLLD